From Hippoglossus stenolepis isolate QCI-W04-F060 chromosome 19, HSTE1.2, whole genome shotgun sequence, the proteins below share one genomic window:
- the bdh1 gene encoding D-beta-hydroxybutyrate dehydrogenase, mitochondrial, with amino-acid sequence MAPQSVFRGAALVLFSVFLTVLLGLGLPALLNALMRLLGFPDSSVTECVVVVYAGFVLFVATPRIPRGLEQVSGRAVFITGCDSGFGHALAKHLHRLGFTVFAGCFLKDKGGEGAKELEEFHSDRMKLVQLDVCSEEQVNQAVEFIKENLEDSERGLWAVVNNAGVSTFGEVEFTSMDTYKKVSEVNLWGTIRVTKAVLPLIRRAKGRVVNLASLYGRMGNVMRSPYCVSKYGVEAFSDCLRYEMKSWGVKVSIVEPGNFIPATSILTRDIVASTANKLWSEAPSIVKDDYGKAHFEQHTALMRSFCSSGLKSMAPVLDDITDAIMSKHPYARYCPSEPHWWIRLQLMTHLPTAVSDLLYF; translated from the exons ATGGCGCCTCAGTCCGTGTTCCGAGGGGCTGCGCTCGTGCTGTTCTCGGTGTTTCTCACCGTGCTGCTCGGGCTCGGTCTACCGGCGCTGCTCAACGCGCTCATGCGGCTGCTCGGCTTCCCGGACAGCAGCGTCACGGAGTGCGTGGTGGTTGTGTACGCGGGGTTCGTGCTGTTCGTCGCGACGCCCCGGATCCCCCGAGGACTGGAGCAG GTGAGCGGTCGAGCCGTGTTCATCACTGGCTGTGACAGTGGGTTCGGTCACGCGCTCGCCAAACATCTGCACAGGCTGGGCTTCACCGTGTTCGCTGGATGTTTTCTGAAG gaTAAAGGTGGAGAAGGAGCCAAGGAGCTCGAGGAGTTCCACTCCGATCGCATGAAGCTCGTCCAGCTGGACGTGTGCAGCGAGGAGCAGGTGAACCAGGCTGTTGAATTTATCAAAGAGAACCTGGAGGACTCTGAAAGAG GTCTGTGGGCCGTGGTGAACAACGCCGGCGTGTCAACCTTCGGAGAGGTGGAGTTTACCTCCATGGACACGTACAAGAAGGTGTCAGAGGTCAACCTGTGGGGAACCATCAGGGTCACCAAAGCTGTTCTGCCGTTAATCCGCAGAGCCAAAG GTCGTGTGGTGAACCTGGCCAGCCTGTACGGCAGGATGGGAAATGTCATGCGGTCTCCTTACTGCGTGTCTAAATACGGCGTGGAGGCCTTTTCGGACTGCCTGCGCTATGAGATGAAGTCCTGGGGAGTCAAAGTGTCCATCGTGGAACCCGGGAACTTCATCCCGGCCACCAGCATCCTGACCCGCGACATCGTGGCCAGCACGGCCAACAAGCTGTGGAGCGAGGCCCCCTCCATCGTGAAGGACGATTACGGGAAGGCCCACTTCGAGCAGCACACGGCTCTGATGCGCTCCTTCTGCAGCAGCGGACTCAAGAGCATGGCCCCCGTCTTGGACGACATCACCGACGCCATCATGTCCAAGCACCCGTACGCGCGATACTGTCCCTCAGAGCCCCACTGGTGGATCAGACTGCAGCTCATGACCCACCTGCCCACCGCCGTGTCCGACCTTCTCTACTTCTAA